Proteins encoded by one window of Portunus trituberculatus isolate SZX2019 chromosome 27, ASM1759143v1, whole genome shotgun sequence:
- the LOC123509832 gene encoding uncharacterized protein LOC123509832 has protein sequence MSQPMVLLSGAVVLVLCGSACGVAETGLQELTALDVVLRDLQSVLETHPQHGPLVTLMKPLAGVWNASENERANSADGMGRRSPLSSHVAVESDEMNGETLAVRSSRRKKRVSPTPPPSRCPSVQLPEYLSKWEQLKYLVSTQMLDCHHNGGCCHRRPNPCPYKAEVLAARLAILEEQLREIDRLEARLKIHFTLLNSIQASAKYPGLSGERGPPGRKGHQGFKGLPGHLGGSGTCRITGQANPSAGPPGPQGNKGNPGAPGDKVCVCDGDEGDPGSQGVSRRGPPGPRGPKGQKGDSGRDLPLFHG, from the exons ATGTCGCAGCCCATGGTCTTGCTCTCCGgtgcggtggtgctggtgttgtgtGGGTCTGCGTGTGGTGTAGCTGAGACAGGCCTACAAGAACTCACGGCTCTAGATGTCGTACTGCGAGACCTTCAGAGTGTCCTGGAGACCCACCCCCAACACGGTCCGTTGGTCACGCTGATGAAGCCGCTGGCGGGTGTTTGGAACgcaagtgaaaatgaaagagcaaaCTCGGCGGATGGGATGGGACGCCGTAGCCCTCTAAG TTCACACGTTGCTGTGGAGTCTGATGAAATGAACGGAGAAACACTAGCAGTTCGTTCCTCGAGACGTAAGAAGCGTGTCAGCCCCACGCCCCCTCCATCTCGCTGCCCCAGTGTGCAGCTGCCGGAATATTTGAGCAAATGGGAACAGCTGAAGTATCTCGTGTCTACACAAATGCTGGACTGCCACCATAACGGTGGTTGTTGTCAC AGGAGGCCAAATCCGTGCCCCTACAAAGCCGAAGTTCTGGCGGCACGCCTCGCCATATTGGAGGAGCAGTTACGGGAAATAGACCGTTTGGAGGCGCGGCTCAAGATTCACTTCACACTGCTCAACAGTATTCAGGCCAGCGCCAAGT ATCCTGGCTTGTCTGGAGAGCGTGGACCCCCAGGACGCAAGGGACACCAGGGCTTCAAGGGGCTGCCCGGTCACCTCGGCGGCTCCGGCACGTGCAGGATCACTGGCCAAGCTAACCCCTCCGCTGGACCTCCCGGTCCTCAGGGGAATAAGGGCAATCCAGGAGCCCCTGGGGAcaaggtgtgtgtctgtgatggaGATGAGGGAGACCCCGGCAGTCAAGGGGTCAGCCGGAGAGGACCTCCGGGACCAAGGGGTCCCAAGGGACAAAAAGGCGATAGCGGACGTGACTTGCCACTTTTCCATGGGTGA